The Syngnathus typhle isolate RoL2023-S1 ecotype Sweden linkage group LG1, RoL_Styp_1.0, whole genome shotgun sequence genome includes a window with the following:
- the zgc:158659 gene encoding phosphatidylinositol 4,5-bisphosphate 3-kinase catalytic subunit alpha isoform isoform X2 translates to MAPRPSSGELWGLHLMPPRILVDCCLPNGMMVSLECLRETPLINIKQQLFTEARKYPLYHLLQEESSYIFVGVTQEAEREEFYDETRRLCDLRLFHPILKVIEPLGNREEKILNREIGFAIGMPVCEFEMMKDPEVQDFRRAILGVCREAMEEREGGGAHSQALYVYPPNVESSPQLPQHIYSKLDKGRLIVTIWVIVSPTNSKQKYTLKVSHDSLPEQLIAESIRKKSRSMHLSPQQLRLCVQEYQGQYILKVCGCDEYLLEKYPLSQYKYIRSCIIVGRLPHLMLVSKDSLYCQLPASSFVTPSYSRRTPQPSPCPGGSDGSPPRSLWAFNTRLRVRLLCATYVNVNIRDIDKIYVRTGIYHGGEPLCDNVITQRVPCSNPRWNEWLTYDIYLADLPRSARLCLSICSVKGRKGAKEEHCPLAWGNVNLFDYKDILVSGKVALGLWPVPHGLEDLLNPIGVAGSNPNKESPCVELEFSWFNQPVVFPDEQQIEEHANWTISRELGFNYTHGLNSRLACDSSVSASDAEQLRSLCSKDPLYELSEQEKDFLWRHRHYCVNIPESLPKLLLSVKWNSRDEVSQMYCLLKEWPLMESESALELLDCNFPDPMVREFALRCLVQSLTDDKLSQYLLQLVQVLKYEMYLDNPLARFLIKKALINQRIGHFFFWHLKSEMHNKTVSRRFGLLLEAFCRACGMYLKHLNRQVEAMDKLVNLTDTLKQEKKDETQKTQMKFLVEHMSRPDYMEALQGFVSPLNPVHQLGHLRLEECRIMSSAKRPLWLNWENPDIMSELLFTNNEIIFKNGDDLRQDMLTLQIIKIMENIWQNQGLDLRMLPYGCLSIGDCVGLIEVVKSSFTIMQIQCKGGLKGALQFNSNTLHHWIKDKNRGEAYDRAIDLFTRSCAGYCVATFILGIGDRHNSNIMVKENGQLFHIDFGHFLDHKKKKFGYKRERVPFVLTQDFLIVISKGVQESTKTKEFDRFQEMCYKAYLAIRQHASLFINLFSLLLGCGMPELQSFDDIAYLRKTLALEKSQQEALEYFSKQMNDAHHGGWSTKMDWIFHTIRHMPNEH, encoded by the exons ATGGCACCCCGACCGTCCTCAGGAGAATTATGGGGTCTCCATCTGATGCCCCCGCGCATCCTGGTGGACTGCTGTCTCCCCAACG GGATGATGGTGAGTCTGGAGTGTCTTCGAGAAACTCCTCTCATCAACATCAAGCAGCAGCTCTTCACAGAGGCCAGGAAGTATCCCCTCTACCATCTTCTCCAG GAGGAGTCCAGCTACATCTTTGTGGGCGTGACCCAGGAAGCAGAGAGGGAAGAATTTTACGATGAGACCAGGAGGCTGTGTGACCTTCGCCTGTTTCACCCCATCCTGAAAGTGATTGAGCCGCTGGGAAATCGCGAGGAGAAGATCCTAAACCGAGAGATTG GATTCGCCATCGGGATGCCAGTCTGCGAGTTTGAAATGATGAAGGACCCGGAAGTTCAGGACTTCCGTCGAGCCATACTGGGTGTTTGCAGGGAGGCCATGGAAGAGCGTGAGGGAGGTGGCGCCCACAGCCAAGCACTCTATGTTTACCCCCCAAATGTAGAGTCCAGCCCCCAACTGCCACAGCACATCTACAGCAAGCTGGACAAAG GAAGACTGATTGTAACCATCTGGGTGATCGTGTCACCGACAAACTCCAAACAGAAATACACGCTCAAG GTGAGCCATGACAGCCTTCCCGAACAGCTGATAGCAGAGTCCATCAGGAAGAAAAGCAGATCCATGCACCTTTCCCCTCAGCAGCTCCGCCTCTGTGTTCAGGAGTACCAGGGCCAGTACATCCTCAAG GTGTGTGGCTGTGACGAGTACCTGTTGGAAAAGTATCCGCTCAGTCAGTACAAG TATATCCGCTCCTGTATCATCGTGGGTCGTCTTCCTCACCTCATGCTGGTCTCCAAGGATAGTCTTTACTGTCAACTTCCCGCTTCCAGCTTCGTCACACCTTCCTACAG TCGCCGGACTCCCCAGCCATCTCCCTGTCCCGGAGGGTCCGATGGCTCTCCGCCACGCTCGCTGTGGGCCTTCAACACCCGGCTGAGGGTCCGACTGCTCTGCGCCACCTATGTCAACGTCAACATCCGAGATATCGATAAG ATCTACGTACGAACGGGGATTTATCACGGAGGAGAGCCGCTGTGCGACAACGTCATCACGCAAAGGGTCCCGTGCTCCAACCCGAG GTGGAACGAATGGCTGACCTACGACATCTACCTGGCTGACCTGCCCCGCTCCGCCCGACTTTGCCTGTCTATCTGCTCAGTGAAGGGAAGGAAAGGGGCTAAGGAG GAACACTGTCCTCTGGCCTGGGGAAACGTCAATCTTTTCGACTATAAGGACATTCTGGTTTCAGGAAAAGTGGCACTGGGTTTATGGCCCGTTCCCCACGGCTTAGAGGACTTGCTGAACCCGATCGGGGTCGCCGGCTCCAATCCCAACAAG GAATCTCCCTGTGTTGAACTTGAGTTCTCCTGGTTCAACCAGCCGGTTGTCTTTCCAGACGAGCAGCAAATTGAAGAACATGCCAACTGGACCATCAGCAGGGAGCTGGGCTTCAACTACACACATGGCctg AACAGTCGCCTGGCGTGCGACAGCAGCGTCTCGGCAAGCGACGCTGAGCAGCTTCGATCTCTCTGCTCCAAAGATCCTCTCTACGAACTCTCGGAACAAGAGAAGGACTTCCTGTGGAGACATAG acATTACTGTGTCAATATCCCTGAGTCTCTACCTAAGCTGCTTCTTTCTGTCAAATGGAATTCCAGAGATGAAGTATCTCAG ATGTACTGCCTTTTGAAGGAATGGCCTCTGATGGAATCTGAGTCGGCTCTGGAGTTGCTGGACTGTAACTTTCCTGATCCGATGGTGAGAGAGTTTGCACTACGCTGCCTGGTGCAGAGCCTGACGGACGACAAGCTGTCCCAGTACCTACTGCAGCTCGTTCAGGTGTTGAAATACGAAATGTACCTGGACAACCCCCTGGCTCGTTTTCTTATCAAGAAAGCCCTGATCAATCAGAGGATTGGACACTTCTTCTTCTGGCATCTCAA ATCCGAGATGCACAACAAAACGGTGTCGCGCCGCTTTGGCCTGCTGCTGGAGGCCTTCTGCAGAGCGTGTGGCATGTACCTCAAACATCTGAACCGACAG gtggaggccatgGACAAACTGGTGAACCTCACAGATACCCTGAAGCAGGAAAAGAAGGACGAGACACAGAAA actcagATGAAGTTCCTGGTTGAGCACATGTCCCGTCCAGATTACATGGAAGCTCTGCAAGGATTCGTTTCTCCTTTGAACCCCGTGCACCAGCTGGGACACCTCAG ATTGGAGGAGTGCAGGATAATGTCGTCCGCGAAACGTCCCCTGTGGTTGAATTGGGAGAATCCTGACATCATGTCGGAGCTGCTCTTCACCAACAACGAGATCATCTTCAAGAATGGCGACG ATCTACGGCAGGACATGCTGACACTACAAATTATCAAAATTATGGAGAATATCTGGCAGAACCAAGGCTTGGACCTGCG CATGCTCCCCTACGGATGCTTGTCCATCGGCGACTGTGTTGGACTCATCGAGGTGGTGAAGAGCAGTTTCACCATCATGCAGATTCAGTGCAAAGGAGGCCTAAAGGGGGCGCTGCAGTTTAACTCCAACACTTTACACCACTGGATTAAAGACAAGAACCGTGGAGAGGC GTATGACCGTGCCATCGACTTGTTCACCAGATCATGTGCCGGCTACTGCGTGGCCACGTTCATCCTGGGAATCGGCGACCGCCACAATTCCAACATCATGGTGAAGGAGAATGGGCAG CTCTTCCACATCGATTTTGGTCACTTCCTGGACCACAAGAAAAAGAAGTTCGGCTACAAGCGGGAGCGCGTCCCTTTTGTCCTCACGCAGGACTTCCTGATAGTCATCAGCAAAGGAGTCCAGGAGTCGACCAAGACAAAAGAGTTTGACAG GTTCCAGGAGATGTGCTACAAGGCCTACCTGGCCATTCGCCAGCACGCCAGCCTCTTCATCAACTTATTCTCGCTGCTGCTCGGATGCGGGATGCCTGAACTGCAGAGCTTCGACGACATTGCCTACCTGAGGAAAACACTGGCACTGG agaAAAGCCAGCAGGAGGCGCTGGAGTACTTCAGCAAACAGATGAATGACGCTCATCATGGAGGCTGGAGCACCAAGATGGATTGGATCTTCCACACCATCCGACACATGCCTAATGAGCACTAA
- the zgc:158659 gene encoding phosphatidylinositol 4,5-bisphosphate 3-kinase catalytic subunit alpha isoform isoform X1: MAPRPSSGELWGLHLMPPRILVDCCLPNGMMVSLECLRETPLINIKQQLFTEARKYPLYHLLQEESSYIFVGVTQEAEREEFYDETRRLCDLRLFHPILKVIEPLGNREEKILNREIGFAIGMPVCEFEMMKDPEVQDFRRAILGVCREAMEEREGGGAHSQALYVYPPNVESSPQLPQHIYSKLDKGRLIVTIWVIVSPTNSKQKYTLKVSHDSLPEQLIAESIRKKSRSMHLSPQQLRLCVQEYQGQYILKVRTDVNAQHAGLCYAHDPSPQVCGCDEYLLEKYPLSQYKYIRSCIIVGRLPHLMLVSKDSLYCQLPASSFVTPSYSRRTPQPSPCPGGSDGSPPRSLWAFNTRLRVRLLCATYVNVNIRDIDKIYVRTGIYHGGEPLCDNVITQRVPCSNPRWNEWLTYDIYLADLPRSARLCLSICSVKGRKGAKEEHCPLAWGNVNLFDYKDILVSGKVALGLWPVPHGLEDLLNPIGVAGSNPNKESPCVELEFSWFNQPVVFPDEQQIEEHANWTISRELGFNYTHGLNSRLACDSSVSASDAEQLRSLCSKDPLYELSEQEKDFLWRHRHYCVNIPESLPKLLLSVKWNSRDEVSQMYCLLKEWPLMESESALELLDCNFPDPMVREFALRCLVQSLTDDKLSQYLLQLVQVLKYEMYLDNPLARFLIKKALINQRIGHFFFWHLKSEMHNKTVSRRFGLLLEAFCRACGMYLKHLNRQVEAMDKLVNLTDTLKQEKKDETQKTQMKFLVEHMSRPDYMEALQGFVSPLNPVHQLGHLRLEECRIMSSAKRPLWLNWENPDIMSELLFTNNEIIFKNGDDLRQDMLTLQIIKIMENIWQNQGLDLRMLPYGCLSIGDCVGLIEVVKSSFTIMQIQCKGGLKGALQFNSNTLHHWIKDKNRGEAYDRAIDLFTRSCAGYCVATFILGIGDRHNSNIMVKENGQLFHIDFGHFLDHKKKKFGYKRERVPFVLTQDFLIVISKGVQESTKTKEFDRFQEMCYKAYLAIRQHASLFINLFSLLLGCGMPELQSFDDIAYLRKTLALEKSQQEALEYFSKQMNDAHHGGWSTKMDWIFHTIRHMPNEH, encoded by the exons ATGGCACCCCGACCGTCCTCAGGAGAATTATGGGGTCTCCATCTGATGCCCCCGCGCATCCTGGTGGACTGCTGTCTCCCCAACG GGATGATGGTGAGTCTGGAGTGTCTTCGAGAAACTCCTCTCATCAACATCAAGCAGCAGCTCTTCACAGAGGCCAGGAAGTATCCCCTCTACCATCTTCTCCAG GAGGAGTCCAGCTACATCTTTGTGGGCGTGACCCAGGAAGCAGAGAGGGAAGAATTTTACGATGAGACCAGGAGGCTGTGTGACCTTCGCCTGTTTCACCCCATCCTGAAAGTGATTGAGCCGCTGGGAAATCGCGAGGAGAAGATCCTAAACCGAGAGATTG GATTCGCCATCGGGATGCCAGTCTGCGAGTTTGAAATGATGAAGGACCCGGAAGTTCAGGACTTCCGTCGAGCCATACTGGGTGTTTGCAGGGAGGCCATGGAAGAGCGTGAGGGAGGTGGCGCCCACAGCCAAGCACTCTATGTTTACCCCCCAAATGTAGAGTCCAGCCCCCAACTGCCACAGCACATCTACAGCAAGCTGGACAAAG GAAGACTGATTGTAACCATCTGGGTGATCGTGTCACCGACAAACTCCAAACAGAAATACACGCTCAAG GTGAGCCATGACAGCCTTCCCGAACAGCTGATAGCAGAGTCCATCAGGAAGAAAAGCAGATCCATGCACCTTTCCCCTCAGCAGCTCCGCCTCTGTGTTCAGGAGTACCAGGGCCAGTACATCCTCAAGGTACGCACGGACGTCAACGCTCAGCACGCTGGCCTGTGTTACGCACACGATCCATCTCCTCAGGTGTGTGGCTGTGACGAGTACCTGTTGGAAAAGTATCCGCTCAGTCAGTACAAG TATATCCGCTCCTGTATCATCGTGGGTCGTCTTCCTCACCTCATGCTGGTCTCCAAGGATAGTCTTTACTGTCAACTTCCCGCTTCCAGCTTCGTCACACCTTCCTACAG TCGCCGGACTCCCCAGCCATCTCCCTGTCCCGGAGGGTCCGATGGCTCTCCGCCACGCTCGCTGTGGGCCTTCAACACCCGGCTGAGGGTCCGACTGCTCTGCGCCACCTATGTCAACGTCAACATCCGAGATATCGATAAG ATCTACGTACGAACGGGGATTTATCACGGAGGAGAGCCGCTGTGCGACAACGTCATCACGCAAAGGGTCCCGTGCTCCAACCCGAG GTGGAACGAATGGCTGACCTACGACATCTACCTGGCTGACCTGCCCCGCTCCGCCCGACTTTGCCTGTCTATCTGCTCAGTGAAGGGAAGGAAAGGGGCTAAGGAG GAACACTGTCCTCTGGCCTGGGGAAACGTCAATCTTTTCGACTATAAGGACATTCTGGTTTCAGGAAAAGTGGCACTGGGTTTATGGCCCGTTCCCCACGGCTTAGAGGACTTGCTGAACCCGATCGGGGTCGCCGGCTCCAATCCCAACAAG GAATCTCCCTGTGTTGAACTTGAGTTCTCCTGGTTCAACCAGCCGGTTGTCTTTCCAGACGAGCAGCAAATTGAAGAACATGCCAACTGGACCATCAGCAGGGAGCTGGGCTTCAACTACACACATGGCctg AACAGTCGCCTGGCGTGCGACAGCAGCGTCTCGGCAAGCGACGCTGAGCAGCTTCGATCTCTCTGCTCCAAAGATCCTCTCTACGAACTCTCGGAACAAGAGAAGGACTTCCTGTGGAGACATAG acATTACTGTGTCAATATCCCTGAGTCTCTACCTAAGCTGCTTCTTTCTGTCAAATGGAATTCCAGAGATGAAGTATCTCAG ATGTACTGCCTTTTGAAGGAATGGCCTCTGATGGAATCTGAGTCGGCTCTGGAGTTGCTGGACTGTAACTTTCCTGATCCGATGGTGAGAGAGTTTGCACTACGCTGCCTGGTGCAGAGCCTGACGGACGACAAGCTGTCCCAGTACCTACTGCAGCTCGTTCAGGTGTTGAAATACGAAATGTACCTGGACAACCCCCTGGCTCGTTTTCTTATCAAGAAAGCCCTGATCAATCAGAGGATTGGACACTTCTTCTTCTGGCATCTCAA ATCCGAGATGCACAACAAAACGGTGTCGCGCCGCTTTGGCCTGCTGCTGGAGGCCTTCTGCAGAGCGTGTGGCATGTACCTCAAACATCTGAACCGACAG gtggaggccatgGACAAACTGGTGAACCTCACAGATACCCTGAAGCAGGAAAAGAAGGACGAGACACAGAAA actcagATGAAGTTCCTGGTTGAGCACATGTCCCGTCCAGATTACATGGAAGCTCTGCAAGGATTCGTTTCTCCTTTGAACCCCGTGCACCAGCTGGGACACCTCAG ATTGGAGGAGTGCAGGATAATGTCGTCCGCGAAACGTCCCCTGTGGTTGAATTGGGAGAATCCTGACATCATGTCGGAGCTGCTCTTCACCAACAACGAGATCATCTTCAAGAATGGCGACG ATCTACGGCAGGACATGCTGACACTACAAATTATCAAAATTATGGAGAATATCTGGCAGAACCAAGGCTTGGACCTGCG CATGCTCCCCTACGGATGCTTGTCCATCGGCGACTGTGTTGGACTCATCGAGGTGGTGAAGAGCAGTTTCACCATCATGCAGATTCAGTGCAAAGGAGGCCTAAAGGGGGCGCTGCAGTTTAACTCCAACACTTTACACCACTGGATTAAAGACAAGAACCGTGGAGAGGC GTATGACCGTGCCATCGACTTGTTCACCAGATCATGTGCCGGCTACTGCGTGGCCACGTTCATCCTGGGAATCGGCGACCGCCACAATTCCAACATCATGGTGAAGGAGAATGGGCAG CTCTTCCACATCGATTTTGGTCACTTCCTGGACCACAAGAAAAAGAAGTTCGGCTACAAGCGGGAGCGCGTCCCTTTTGTCCTCACGCAGGACTTCCTGATAGTCATCAGCAAAGGAGTCCAGGAGTCGACCAAGACAAAAGAGTTTGACAG GTTCCAGGAGATGTGCTACAAGGCCTACCTGGCCATTCGCCAGCACGCCAGCCTCTTCATCAACTTATTCTCGCTGCTGCTCGGATGCGGGATGCCTGAACTGCAGAGCTTCGACGACATTGCCTACCTGAGGAAAACACTGGCACTGG agaAAAGCCAGCAGGAGGCGCTGGAGTACTTCAGCAAACAGATGAATGACGCTCATCATGGAGGCTGGAGCACCAAGATGGATTGGATCTTCCACACCATCCGACACATGCCTAATGAGCACTAA
- the hmgb2b gene encoding high mobility group protein B2b: MMRKDVNKPKGKTSAYAFFVQTCREEHRKKNPEQSVNFAEFSKKCSERWKGLTPGDKKCFEDMAKADKVRYNREMRDYVPPKGFGKRGRKRKDPNAPKRPPSAFFVFCSEYRPSVKQQYPGLSIGDCAKKLGEMWSKLTQSDKLPYEEKAQKLREKYDRDMVAYRGGVSYARNPGSSAQGGEEEEEDEGEDEEEEEEDDE, translated from the exons ATGATGCGAAAGGATGTGAACAAGCCCAAGGGGAAGACGTCGGCGTACGCCTTCTTCGTGCAGACATGTCGAGAGGAGCATCGCAAGAAAAACCCGGAGCAGTCAGTCAACTTTGCCGAGTTTTCCAAGAAGTGCTCAGAGCGATGGAAG GGTTTGACTCCCGGCGATAAGAAGTGTTTTGAGGACATGGCCAAGGCCGACAAAGTGCGCTACAACAGGGAGATGAGAGACTACGTCCCACCCAAAGGTTTCGGAAAGAGGGGTCGCAAGAGGAAAGACCCCAACGCACCCAAGCGGCCCCC GTCTGCGTTCTTCGTGTTCTGCAGCGAGTACCGTCCAAGTGTTAAGCAGCAGTACCCCGGCCTCTCCATAGGCGACTGCGCCAAAAAGCTGGGCGAGATGTGGAGCAAGTTGACGCAGTCAGACAAGCTGCCATATGAGGAGAAGGCGCAGAAACTCCGGGAGAAATATGACCGG GATATGGTAGCGTATCGAGGCGGGGTCTCGTATGCCAGGAACCCCGGTTCCTCCGCTCAGGGcggtgaagaagaggaggaagatgaaggcgaggatgaggaggaggaggaggaggatgatgagTAG